The genomic DNA gAAGTGCACTTGAAGGAGGCAATGGAATGTTGCTCCAATTATATATATAGCAATCAGAGAAGCAAGATAATAAAACTAACAGAAGGTATCATATAAATATGCTACGCTTCGCAACTACTGTAATGATTTAAAGATTACCAATGCCCTTGTGATAATAGTCAACTTTCAGGTCACAGATAAGAACCCTAGAGTTTGTCGACAACAAAGGGGAATTCTTAGACTTCATGTAGAAATCTTATTATAAATTAATAAGAATGCAAAAATAATCTCCATATAAGCAGGAATAAAATCTAACCTCAACAAAATATTAGAAACATTTTATTATCATCACCAAACTGTTGCTTGCAACTTGCAAGGAAATTTATTGTATCTGAAACAATCACTTCCGGTAGAAGCAACATAGTTTGTTTACGATAATTCAGGTAGTAGTCATTTGGGGAAAAATTCTCTCTCTTTCTAGTCCTACAAAGTACTCCATTAACTCCATGTTGCATCAATTAAATATTTGTTTGGTTTGTAGAACtgaaaattaaatatataaaaattgtGGCTGACagtatttatattatatcctgattgtTTCATAGTATGCTTTGTTAGATTCACAAATAGTAATAGCTAGAagtaaattaaatatataaacaAGAAAACATCTCAGAGAAACTAGATCGTGATTTGTGACCAAATTAAAGTGACTTACAGTAACATGCTGGGTCTAGTATCACGGGCTGGCCACTCTTGTCAGAGCAGATGTTTCCGCTCCATAAGTCTCCATGCAACAAGCAAGGCTCTATTACAACATTTGCGAAGAGAGATCCAATATTATTCACAAGCCGTTGTCCTGTCATATGTGGCAGCCAAATAAGGGAAAACATATCACTTCTTCAGAACAATAAACTATAAGGCCCATATAGGCgtgtaaaaatatataatatatgttAGAAACACGCATTTTAAGTACTGAAATACTATGTAATAGGCATACTTAAGTAAGCCGTTAGCATCCAGAAAAATGATTAAACTCTGGAGTTCTATTTCACTAGTCACATACGTTGGTACTTAAATTGGGAGTATAGACTTCAGAGGATGTCATGACACTTAAAACAAAAGCTGTAAATAAAAAATGAAAGCAACAGCTAAACAACAGCTCAACCTTTCTCATAAATAGTTGAATCACCAAACTGTTCTCGAGCCAATTTCAACTGGTAGCCCAATCTATGCTCTGCATAAAACTTTATCCAATCTGATGTCCACGTATTACTCTGCGGGGTACTACAAATATGAAATGAGTTCAATATCTGATTATAAAGATATGTGGCTGAGAACTAATTTTGATGCAACTCAATAAACTCCTGTTGTGTGCATTCTCTATGTAACCAGCAAGAGTATGTAGAGAAACAAGAAATAATAGTCAGATCTGCTAATTTGAAGTGTACCTTCCAATTGTATTATCAACATGAAAACCAAAACCCTTTCCAGATTTCGCTGCTTTGTGCATTTCAGCAAGCTTCTTTCCTAATAAAGACTAACCAGTAATAAATGTAAAATGGTTAGATAAAAGAAGTGGAACTGATAACCACAATATTAACTGAAACGAAATGACTACAATTGAATTGATCACCTGATCGCCTCTTGATGAACCAAATTCAATGTATTCCATAATGATATATGAACCACCTGTAGGTAGGGCTCCAAACTGCATTTATAATCATTGCTTAGCTTCACT from Apium graveolens cultivar Ventura chromosome 5, ASM990537v1, whole genome shotgun sequence includes the following:
- the LOC141724121 gene encoding protein-ribulosamine 3-kinase, chloroplastic isoform X2 yields the protein MTLMLALFLSKQTALGFFLCLETRSFGPSMFEGEALGLSAMYETRSIRVPRPYKFGALPTGGSYIIMEYIEFGSSRGDQSLLGKKLAEMHKAAKSGKGFGFHVDNTIGSTPQSNTWTSDWIKFYAEHRLGYQLKLAREQFGDSTIYEKGQRLVNNIGSLFANVVIEPCLLHGDLWSGNICSDKSGQPVILDPACYYGHNEAEFGMSWCAGFGGSFYSAYFEVMPKQPGFEKRRDLYMLYHYLNHYNLFGSGYRSSAMSIIDDYLGMLNA